In Streptomyces sp. NBC_00704, a genomic segment contains:
- a CDS encoding glycoside hydrolase family 27 protein: MPRPGRRLLDLLAAAALTVAASLTAVVHSTDVAAAAPGSPALTPPLGWNSWNSFGCGVTEAQVRQAADAMASSGMRDAGYRYVVVDDCWFDPQRDASGNLRANPSKFPGGMKALGDYIHGKGLKFGIYQVPGDRTCAQTSGAYPGSTGSRGHEAQDAATFASWGVDYLKYDWCSSSGTRDEQVARFTLMRDALRATGRPIVYSINPNSFHAITGASYNWGEVADLWRTTEDLLDIWQNGNTNSYPMGVGNVLDVTAPLAAQSGPGHWNDPDMLVVGRPGLSLTESRSHFALWALMGAPLMAGNDIRTMSSDVSAILRNPRLLAVDQDALGAGGRRVRDDGNTEVFAKPLSDGSVAVGLFNRGSGATTISTTATQAGLSGGQFTLTDLWTGGTSSSSGPIAANVPAHGVAVFRVSGGSPLAATTSRLRGAGSGRCMDVDNGSTAAGATALLWDCHTAANQLWTTWAGGEIRVFGDKCLDAYERGTANGTRVVTWPCNGQDNQKWTVGSDGTVRNVHAGLCLDADRSGTANGTPLVLWSCDGRAGQKWSRA, encoded by the coding sequence GTGCCCAGACCAGGCAGACGACTCCTCGATCTCCTCGCGGCCGCCGCGCTGACCGTCGCCGCCTCCCTCACGGCCGTCGTCCACTCCACCGACGTCGCCGCGGCCGCCCCCGGCAGTCCGGCGCTCACCCCGCCGCTCGGCTGGAACAGCTGGAACAGCTTCGGGTGCGGAGTCACCGAGGCGCAGGTCCGACAGGCCGCCGACGCGATGGCGTCCTCGGGCATGCGGGACGCCGGTTACCGGTACGTCGTGGTCGACGACTGCTGGTTCGACCCGCAGCGCGACGCGTCGGGCAACCTGCGGGCCAATCCGTCCAAGTTCCCCGGCGGCATGAAGGCGCTCGGGGACTACATCCACGGCAAGGGCCTGAAGTTCGGCATCTACCAGGTCCCCGGCGACCGCACCTGCGCGCAGACCAGCGGCGCCTATCCCGGGTCGACGGGCAGCAGGGGGCACGAGGCCCAGGACGCGGCCACGTTCGCGTCCTGGGGCGTGGACTACCTCAAGTACGACTGGTGCTCGTCGAGCGGAACCCGTGACGAGCAGGTCGCGCGGTTCACGCTCATGCGCGACGCGCTGCGCGCCACCGGCCGGCCGATCGTCTACAGCATCAATCCCAACAGCTTCCACGCCATCACGGGCGCCTCGTACAACTGGGGCGAGGTCGCCGACCTGTGGCGGACGACCGAGGACCTGCTCGACATCTGGCAGAACGGCAACACCAACAGCTACCCGATGGGCGTCGGCAACGTCCTGGACGTCACCGCCCCGCTGGCGGCCCAGTCGGGCCCGGGACACTGGAACGACCCCGACATGCTCGTCGTCGGCCGCCCCGGTCTGTCGCTCACCGAGTCCCGCTCCCACTTCGCCCTCTGGGCCCTGATGGGCGCCCCGCTCATGGCCGGCAACGACATCCGCACCATGTCCTCCGACGTGAGCGCGATCCTGCGCAACCCGCGTCTGCTGGCCGTCGACCAGGACGCGTTGGGCGCCGGCGGCCGCCGGGTGCGCGACGACGGCAACACCGAGGTGTTCGCCAAGCCGCTGTCCGACGGCTCGGTCGCGGTCGGCCTGTTCAACCGCGGGTCGGGCGCCACGACGATCTCCACCACGGCCACGCAAGCCGGGCTGTCCGGCGGGCAGTTCACCCTCACGGACCTGTGGACCGGCGGCACGTCGAGCTCGTCGGGCCCGATCGCCGCGAACGTGCCCGCGCACGGGGTGGCCGTGTTCCGGGTGAGCGGCGGCAGCCCGCTGGCCGCCACCACCTCGCGACTGCGCGGCGCCGGCTCCGGCCGCTGCATGGACGTGGACAACGGCTCCACCGCCGCCGGCGCCACCGCCCTGCTGTGGGACTGCCACACGGCCGCCAACCAGCTCTGGACCACCTGGGCGGGCGGCGAGATCCGCGTGTTCGGCGACAAGTGCCTCGACGCCTACGAGCGGGGAACCGCCAACGGCACCCGCGTCGTCACCTGGCCCTGCAACGGCCAGGACAACCAGAAGTGGACCGTCGGCTCCGACGGCACGGTCCGCAACGTCCACGCGGGACTGTGCCTCGACGCCGACCGGTCCGGAACCGCCAACGGCACCCCCCTCGTCCTGTGGAGCTGCGACGGCCGGGCCGGCCAGAAGTGGAGCCGCGCCTGA
- a CDS encoding LacI family DNA-binding transcriptional regulator, with translation MGRRRPGTPTLEEVAAHAGVGRGTVSRVINNAAGVKDSTRRSVQRAIEELGYVPNLAARSLAGRRADAVALVLTEPDWRLFAEPFFSEIVGSLGDALADTGMQLMLTLVRSEDERQHFLEYARGGRVDGVLLMSVHAGDPLPDMLAEARVPTVMLGRRSGDEYVSYVDADNVGGARSAVSHLLSRGRAVIATVTGPLDMYAARCRLRGYQDALALAGLRSSPSLVAESDFTQDGGRRAMAELLERHPEIDGVLAASDTTAAGALQALRAAGRRVPDDVAVIGFDDFALAQRTEPRLTTVRQPLEEMGRTMIRLLLEDMEEQSAAYRHVILRTELAVRESA, from the coding sequence ATGGGCAGGCGACGCCCCGGCACTCCGACGCTGGAAGAGGTGGCCGCTCACGCCGGGGTGGGGCGGGGCACGGTCTCCCGCGTCATCAACAACGCGGCCGGTGTGAAGGACTCGACGCGCCGATCCGTGCAGCGGGCCATCGAGGAACTCGGCTACGTTCCCAATCTCGCGGCCCGTTCGCTGGCCGGGCGGCGCGCCGACGCCGTCGCCCTCGTGCTGACCGAACCCGACTGGAGGCTCTTCGCGGAGCCGTTCTTCTCGGAGATCGTCGGCTCCCTGGGCGACGCGCTGGCGGACACCGGGATGCAGTTGATGCTGACCCTGGTCCGGTCGGAGGACGAGCGCCAGCACTTCCTGGAGTACGCGCGCGGCGGCCGCGTCGACGGGGTGCTGCTGATGTCCGTGCACGCCGGGGACCCGCTGCCGGACATGCTCGCGGAGGCGCGGGTGCCGACGGTGATGCTGGGGCGCCGCTCGGGCGACGAATACGTCAGTTACGTGGACGCGGACAACGTGGGCGGTGCCCGCAGCGCCGTCTCCCACCTGCTGTCGCGGGGCCGCGCGGTGATCGCCACCGTCACCGGGCCCCTCGACATGTACGCAGCCCGGTGCCGGCTGCGCGGGTACCAGGACGCCCTGGCGCTGGCGGGCCTGCGGAGCAGTCCGTCGCTGGTCGCCGAGAGCGACTTCACGCAGGACGGCGGGCGCCGCGCCATGGCCGAACTACTCGAACGGCACCCGGAGATCGACGGTGTCCTCGCCGCGTCGGACACCACGGCGGCCGGGGCGTTGCAGGCGCTGCGGGCCGCGGGACGACGCGTGCCGGACGACGTCGCCGTGATCGGTTTCGACGACTTCGCGCTGGCTCAGCGCACCGAGCCCCGGCTCACCACCGTGCGTCAGCCGCTCGAGGAGATGGGCCGGACCATGATCCGGCTCCTGCTGGAGGACATGGAGGAGCAGTCGGCGGCCTACCGTCATGTCATCCTCCGGACGGAGCTGGCGGTGCGCGAGTCGGCCTGA
- a CDS encoding GH12 family glycosyl hydrolase domain-containing protein yields MQPSHLPARRVRALAGALLTSLVALAALLTGASASHADTTICEEFGSTTIKGRYVVQNNRWGTSATQCITVTDSGFRIAQADGSVPTNGAPKSYPSVFNGCHYTNCSPGTNLPARLSGISGAPTSISYSYVGGAVYDAAYDIWLDPTPRTDGVNRTEIMIWFNRVGSVQPVGSPVGSATVAGRQWQVWSGNNGTNDVLSFVAPSTIDSWSFDVMDFARNAVSRGLATNDWYLTSVQAGFEPWQNGAGLAVTSFSSAVNLGGGTPGDPGGPATCKVSYGTSVWPGGFTADVTVANTGSSPINGWNLAFTLPGGQHITNAWNAAVSPSSGSVTATNVAHNASIAPGGQASFGFQGSYGGSFARPASFSLNGTACTTA; encoded by the coding sequence ATGCAACCGTCACACCTCCCGGCCCGCAGGGTGCGCGCCCTGGCCGGCGCGCTGCTCACCTCGCTCGTCGCGCTGGCCGCGCTGCTCACCGGCGCCTCGGCGTCGCACGCCGACACGACGATCTGCGAGGAGTTCGGCTCCACCACGATCAAGGGCCGTTACGTCGTGCAGAACAACCGCTGGGGCACGAGCGCCACCCAGTGCATCACCGTCACGGACTCGGGCTTCAGGATCGCCCAGGCCGACGGCTCCGTGCCCACGAACGGCGCCCCGAAGTCCTACCCGTCGGTGTTCAACGGCTGCCACTACACCAACTGTTCGCCGGGCACGAATCTCCCGGCCCGGCTCAGCGGTATCTCCGGGGCCCCCACGAGCATCTCGTACAGCTATGTGGGCGGTGCGGTCTACGACGCCGCCTACGACATCTGGCTGGACCCGACGCCCCGCACCGACGGCGTGAACCGCACCGAGATCATGATCTGGTTCAACCGCGTGGGGTCGGTGCAGCCGGTGGGCTCGCCGGTCGGCTCCGCCACCGTCGCCGGACGCCAGTGGCAGGTGTGGTCCGGCAACAACGGCACCAACGACGTCCTGTCCTTCGTGGCGCCGTCGACGATCGACAGCTGGAGCTTCGACGTCATGGACTTCGCCCGCAACGCCGTCTCGCGCGGACTCGCCACGAACGACTGGTACCTGACGAGCGTTCAGGCCGGCTTCGAGCCGTGGCAGAACGGCGCCGGGCTGGCGGTGACCTCGTTCTCCTCCGCCGTGAACCTCGGCGGCGGCACCCCCGGCGACCCCGGCGGCCCGGCGACGTGCAAGGTGTCCTACGGCACGAGCGTGTGGCCGGGCGGCTTCACCGCCGACGTCACGGTGGCCAATACCGGTTCCTCCCCGATCAACGGCTGGAACCTCGCGTTCACGCTGCCCGGCGGGCAGCACATCACCAACGCGTGGAACGCCGCCGTCTCGCCGTCGTCCGGCTCGGTGACGGCCACGAACGTGGCGCACAACGCGTCCATCGCGCCGGGCGGGCAGGCCTCGTTCGGGTTCCAGGGCTCCTACGGCGGCAGCTTCGCCAGGCCGGCCTCGTTCAGCCTGAACGGCACCGCCTGCACCACCGCCTGA
- a CDS encoding PIG-L family deacetylase encodes MNDSPLTLMAVHAHPDDEATGTGGVLARYAAEGIRTVLVTCTDGGCGDGPGGVKPGDPGHDPAAVARMRREELAASCEVLKIDELEMLDYADSGMMGWPTNDAPGSFWRTPVEEGAARLAELLLRHRPDVVVTYDENGFYGHPDHIQANRITMAALEMTGLTPKVYWTTAPRSMMQRFGELMREFGGAEVQEPDPAEAAALAEIGLPDEEITTWVDTSAYGAQKFDALAAHASQGENIFFLKMGQERFTELMGVETFVRVQDTTGAPVPENDLFAGLR; translated from the coding sequence ATGAACGACTCGCCCTTGACGCTCATGGCGGTGCACGCCCACCCCGACGACGAGGCCACCGGAACCGGAGGAGTGCTCGCGCGCTACGCGGCCGAGGGAATCCGCACGGTCCTCGTGACGTGTACCGACGGCGGCTGCGGCGACGGACCCGGGGGCGTCAAGCCGGGCGACCCCGGGCACGATCCGGCGGCCGTCGCCCGCATGCGGCGCGAGGAACTCGCCGCGAGCTGCGAGGTGCTGAAGATCGACGAACTGGAGATGCTGGACTACGCCGACTCCGGGATGATGGGCTGGCCGACCAACGACGCCCCCGGATCCTTCTGGCGGACCCCGGTCGAGGAGGGCGCCGCCCGGCTGGCGGAACTCCTGCTGCGTCACCGGCCCGACGTCGTCGTCACCTATGACGAGAACGGCTTCTACGGTCACCCCGACCACATCCAGGCCAACCGCATCACGATGGCGGCGCTGGAGATGACGGGGCTCACCCCGAAGGTGTACTGGACCACGGCGCCCCGCTCGATGATGCAGCGGTTCGGCGAGCTGATGCGCGAGTTCGGGGGCGCCGAGGTGCAGGAGCCGGATCCCGCCGAGGCGGCCGCGCTGGCCGAGATCGGACTCCCCGACGAGGAGATCACCACCTGGGTGGACACGTCCGCCTACGGCGCCCAGAAGTTCGACGCGCTGGCCGCGCACGCCAGCCAGGGCGAGAACATCTTCTTCCTCAAGATGGGCCAGGAGAGGTTCACCGAGCTGATGGGCGTCGAGACCTTCGTCCGCGTCCAGGACACCACCGGCGCTCCCGTCCCCGAGAACGACCTCTTCGCCGGACTGCGCTGA
- a CDS encoding serine/threonine-protein kinase, producing MRLRESALAPFSRCSAEVLSGRYRLDARIGSGGAADVHRGYDLRLRRAVAVKVFRPGATATSEEGFESEAVILARLQHPGLVTAYDAGRHDGRPYLVMQLIEGSTLRARVAEGVLSCARTAALGADLARALAHAHEAGIVHRDVKPSNILLGASDRPYLTDFGISRLVDATTRTATGALVGTAAYLSPEQVLGRPVGRPADVYALGLVLLECLTGRLEYDGGPLEAAIARLHRAPVLPDGLPVELAALLRDMTALDELTRPSALDCARTLAALADAPLSGPVEAAGAAGAVVPPPGTAAANSAPALVGSREPARGDEATHPAGLPAPRAAAAKPAARGRVLVAGGAVALAGVMAAALAVTDGYSQQGGHGNTTGAVSRPAGKGGPDGGSTGGNGASPAPGTPSAPPGDASHVPLRAAASARSAPPSSGRADTDPAYVKGAAAGAASDGRAPAERRAPAHGKPSGKAAGAAKAEKTAKAEKEAKPKAEPKPPGKKPPNKPD from the coding sequence ATGAGGCTCCGCGAGTCGGCCCTGGCGCCGTTCTCCCGGTGTTCGGCCGAGGTGCTGTCCGGCCGCTACCGTCTGGACGCCCGCATCGGCTCGGGCGGCGCGGCGGACGTCCACCGCGGCTACGACCTGCGGCTGCGGCGGGCCGTCGCGGTGAAGGTGTTCCGCCCCGGCGCGACCGCCACGTCGGAGGAGGGCTTCGAGAGCGAGGCCGTGATCCTGGCCCGGCTCCAGCATCCCGGGCTGGTCACCGCCTACGACGCCGGACGGCACGACGGCCGTCCCTACCTGGTCATGCAGCTGATCGAAGGCAGCACCCTCAGAGCGCGCGTCGCGGAAGGCGTCCTGTCCTGCGCGCGGACCGCGGCCTTGGGCGCCGACCTCGCCCGCGCCCTGGCCCACGCCCACGAGGCCGGGATCGTGCACCGCGACGTCAAACCGTCCAACATCCTTCTCGGCGCCTCGGACCGCCCCTACCTCACGGACTTCGGGATCTCCCGGCTGGTCGACGCCACCACCCGCACCGCCACCGGGGCCCTCGTCGGCACCGCCGCCTACCTCTCCCCGGAACAGGTGCTGGGCCGGCCCGTGGGCCGTCCCGCCGACGTCTACGCCCTCGGACTGGTGCTCCTCGAATGCCTCACCGGCCGGCTCGAGTACGACGGCGGTCCACTCGAGGCGGCGATCGCGCGGCTCCACCGCGCGCCGGTGCTGCCCGACGGACTTCCCGTCGAACTCGCCGCCCTGCTGCGGGACATGACCGCCCTGGACGAGCTGACACGCCCCTCCGCGCTCGACTGCGCCCGCACGCTGGCCGCCCTCGCCGACGCGCCCCTCTCCGGACCCGTCGAGGCCGCCGGGGCCGCCGGGGCCGTCGTCCCGCCGCCGGGGACCGCGGCGGCGAACAGCGCCCCTGCCCTGGTGGGGAGCCGCGAACCGGCGCGGGGAGACGAGGCGACGCACCCGGCCGGGCTCCCGGCACCGCGGGCAGCCGCTGCGAAGCCCGCCGCACGCGGCCGGGTGCTGGTGGCGGGCGGGGCCGTCGCCCTCGCCGGGGTCATGGCCGCCGCTCTGGCCGTCACCGACGGCTACTCGCAGCAGGGGGGCCACGGAAACACGACGGGCGCGGTCAGCCGGCCCGCCGGGAAGGGCGGCCCGGACGGCGGCTCGACCGGCGGGAACGGCGCCTCCCCGGCGCCCGGGACCCCGTCGGCCCCGCCCGGCGACGCCTCCCACGTGCCACTGCGTGCCGCCGCGTCGGCGCGGAGTGCGCCGCCCTCTTCCGGCCGCGCGGATACGGACCCGGCCTACGTGAAGGGCGCGGCCGCCGGCGCTGCGTCCGACGGCCGGGCCCCTGCTGAGCGGCGCGCACCGGCGCACGGCAAACCGTCCGGCAAGGCGGCGGGGGCCGCGAAGGCCGAGAAGACTGCCAAGGCCGAGAAAGAGGCGAAGCCCAAGGCGGAGCCGAAGCCGCCGGGGAAGAAGCCGCCGAACAAGCCCGACTGA
- a CDS encoding plasmid stabilization protein — protein sequence MPQGSSAKRERQYQHIKEGARKRGAPKGRAEEIAARTVNKERARAGESKTASRTSIRDPKSAPQRGGLRSHRGAQGPTRDQLYAEAKKRGISGRSSMNKQELTHALGR from the coding sequence ATGCCACAGGGTTCCAGCGCCAAGCGGGAGCGTCAGTACCAGCACATCAAGGAGGGCGCCCGGAAGCGCGGCGCCCCGAAGGGCCGGGCCGAGGAGATCGCGGCGCGCACCGTCAACAAGGAGCGGGCCCGGGCGGGCGAGTCGAAGACGGCGAGCCGGACGTCGATCCGGGACCCCAAGTCCGCTCCGCAGCGCGGCGGCCTGCGCTCGCACCGCGGCGCTCAGGGGCCGACGCGGGACCAGCTGTACGCGGAGGCGAAGAAGCGCGGCATCAGCGGCCGCTCCTCGATGAACAAGCAGGAGCTGACCCACGCTCTCGGCCGCTGA
- a CDS encoding glycoside hydrolase family 43 protein, producing the protein MSTGPRSDFQPSRRRFLGMAAGVPLAAMAADLTIGAGAAHAADSAYVMAYFTESTTMLEANYGLHLAVSRDGLQWMPLNQNNPVVTPTEGALGLRDPFVLRKQDGTFVVLATDLKGTDWNYVSQYVHVWNSTDLRTFTGYHRLKLHDMNTHSWAPEAFWDAGRGQYALIYSAVNSSGHNVIMVNYTTDFVTASAPQVFFDPGYDVIDGDMAVGVNGVNYLYFKKNGTLVGARSSSLNPGSFTPFSTAVSHGGTEAPTLVKSLTSGAYYLWGDTYTPNGVFYAWQSTDLSAGTWTALDQRLYTQPLNSKHCGIQPITSTVYDNMVAKWGAPDWNRIKSYNFPGRYVRHANYVGRIDPYPFDPFTDSQWKIVPGLADSSGVSFQSLAQPTRYLRHYSYQLRLDVNDGTGTFAQDATFHKEAGLADSTWASFRSHNFPTRYIRHSDYVLRIDPITTATERADATFSVVY; encoded by the coding sequence ATGAGCACAGGCCCCCGGTCCGACTTCCAGCCGTCCCGCAGGCGGTTCCTCGGCATGGCCGCCGGCGTCCCCCTCGCCGCCATGGCCGCCGACCTGACCATCGGGGCGGGCGCCGCCCACGCCGCGGACTCGGCCTACGTGATGGCGTACTTCACCGAGTCCACGACCATGCTCGAGGCCAACTACGGCCTGCACCTGGCCGTCAGCCGGGACGGTCTGCAGTGGATGCCGCTGAACCAGAACAACCCGGTGGTCACCCCCACCGAGGGCGCGCTCGGCCTGCGCGACCCGTTCGTCCTGCGCAAGCAGGACGGCACCTTCGTGGTGCTCGCCACCGACCTCAAGGGCACCGACTGGAACTACGTCAGCCAGTACGTCCACGTCTGGAACTCCACCGACCTGCGCACCTTCACCGGCTACCACCGGCTGAAGCTGCACGACATGAACACCCACAGCTGGGCGCCGGAGGCCTTCTGGGACGCGGGCCGCGGCCAGTACGCCCTCATCTACTCGGCCGTCAACAGCAGCGGCCACAACGTCATCATGGTCAACTACACGACCGACTTCGTCACCGCCTCCGCCCCCCAGGTCTTCTTCGACCCCGGCTACGACGTGATCGACGGCGACATGGCCGTCGGCGTCAACGGCGTCAACTACCTCTACTTCAAGAAGAACGGGACGCTCGTCGGTGCCCGGTCCAGCTCGCTGAACCCCGGGAGCTTCACTCCGTTCAGCACCGCCGTCTCGCACGGCGGCACCGAGGCGCCCACCCTGGTCAAGTCCCTCACGTCGGGCGCCTATTACCTCTGGGGCGACACCTACACGCCCAACGGCGTGTTCTACGCCTGGCAGTCCACGGACCTGTCGGCCGGCACCTGGACCGCGCTCGACCAGCGCCTCTACACGCAGCCGCTCAACTCCAAGCACTGCGGCATCCAGCCGATCACCTCGACCGTGTACGACAACATGGTCGCGAAGTGGGGCGCCCCGGACTGGAACAGGATCAAGTCGTACAACTTCCCCGGCCGTTACGTCCGGCACGCGAACTACGTCGGCCGGATCGACCCCTACCCCTTCGACCCGTTCACCGACTCCCAGTGGAAGATCGTGCCCGGCCTCGCCGACAGCTCCGGGGTGTCCTTCCAGTCACTGGCCCAGCCGACCCGCTACCTGCGGCACTACAGCTACCAGCTGAGGCTCGACGTCAACGACGGGACCGGCACGTTCGCCCAGGACGCCACCTTCCACAAGGAGGCGGGCCTGGCCGATTCCACGTGGGCGTCGTTCCGCTCCCACAACTTCCCCACCCGGTACATCCGGCACTCGGACTACGTCCTGCGCATCGACCCGATCACCACCGCCACCGAGCGCGCGGACGCCACCTTCTCCGTCGTGTACTGA
- a CDS encoding YciI family protein, with amino-acid sequence MDFLCYHRDRPGSLALREQLIEAHWSYMDGFAKELIARGPTLADDGETPTGSVHILDLPGPAAARAFAFDEPNHQAGAYRDVLLRRWRNTLGRTMWDFPGGRTGGNRYLVLGFGAGEGADLVAPPGRDDDLIAHGPLLSDDGATWLGTAVLLQASDPEAARAVLTQDRYAAIEVHNWRFGGRPS; translated from the coding sequence ATGGACTTTCTCTGTTACCACCGTGACCGGCCGGGTTCCCTGGCGCTGCGTGAGCAGCTGATCGAAGCGCACTGGTCCTACATGGACGGTTTCGCGAAGGAGCTGATCGCCCGGGGCCCGACCCTCGCGGACGACGGCGAGACGCCCACCGGCAGCGTGCACATCCTCGACCTGCCCGGCCCCGCGGCGGCCCGCGCCTTCGCCTTCGACGAGCCGAACCACCAGGCCGGCGCCTACCGGGACGTGCTGCTGCGACGGTGGCGCAACACTCTGGGGCGCACCATGTGGGACTTCCCCGGCGGCCGGACCGGCGGCAACCGGTATCTGGTGCTCGGCTTCGGCGCGGGGGAGGGCGCCGACCTCGTGGCGCCGCCCGGCCGGGACGACGACCTGATCGCCCACGGGCCGCTGCTGTCCGACGACGGCGCCACCTGGCTCGGGACGGCGGTGCTGCTCCAGGCGTCGGATCCGGAGGCGGCGCGCGCCGTCCTCACCCAGGACCGGTACGCCGCCATCGAGGTGCACAACTGGCGGTTCGGCGGGCGGCCCTCCTGA
- a CDS encoding cold-shock protein — protein sequence MAKGTVKWFNSEKGFGFIEQEGGGPDVFAHYSNIASQGFRELQEGQKVEFDVTQGQKGPQAENIRPA from the coding sequence ATGGCCAAGGGCACTGTGAAGTGGTTCAACAGCGAGAAGGGCTTCGGCTTCATCGAGCAGGAGGGCGGCGGCCCCGACGTCTTCGCCCACTACTCCAACATCGCCAGCCAGGGGTTCCGCGAGCTGCAGGAAGGCCAGAAGGTCGAGTTCGACGTGACCCAGGGCCAGAAGGGCCCGCAGGCGGAGAACATCCGCCCCGCCTGA
- a CDS encoding DUF5707 domain-containing protein translates to MSRRMALTVAAGAAVLVGAGAYALAYAGEQPPALTHATARYTAPAAGHDGSLTFTAYVTTSSGVDDVKVLAWPQNSSLAEHEPTAKEMAEAEPAVCKPFRKHTAICTYGVRTTASDAGSSPRGVWHVAVLATAQNGTRTLDTRAADFLVK, encoded by the coding sequence GTGTCCCGACGCATGGCCCTCACCGTCGCCGCCGGCGCTGCCGTCCTCGTGGGCGCAGGCGCGTACGCACTCGCCTACGCCGGCGAGCAGCCCCCGGCGCTGACCCACGCCACCGCCCGTTACACCGCCCCCGCGGCCGGCCACGACGGCTCGCTGACCTTCACGGCCTACGTGACGACGTCCTCCGGCGTCGACGACGTGAAGGTGCTGGCCTGGCCGCAGAACTCGTCGCTCGCCGAGCACGAGCCGACCGCGAAGGAGATGGCCGAGGCGGAGCCCGCCGTCTGCAAGCCCTTCAGGAAGCACACCGCGATCTGCACCTACGGCGTCAGGACCACGGCTTCCGACGCCGGGTCGTCGCCGCGCGGCGTCTGGCACGTCGCCGTGCTGGCCACCGCACAGAACGGCACCCGCACGCTCGACACCAGGGCGGCCGACTTCCTCGTCAAGTGA
- a CDS encoding TerD family protein yields MITLTKEDGPADLDGVTRLTIGVSWDPTAGSSGGVLGKLRRKSGTDLDLIAVAMQGGDPVRLAGLDSLDPMGNGSLVHSGDNQTGHGDGDDETVTVEFARIPAQITSIVFVAAAYKKGSSFQKARNISFKVYDATGGSSQQVADIWPSLLTQDNGCAVAKAVRVGASWKLEVVNVTGKIKQGDEHALMRFAVSK; encoded by the coding sequence ATGATCACCCTCACCAAGGAAGACGGCCCGGCCGACCTGGACGGAGTCACGCGCCTGACCATCGGGGTCTCCTGGGACCCCACCGCCGGCAGCAGCGGCGGGGTGCTCGGCAAGCTGCGCCGCAAGTCCGGCACCGACCTGGACCTGATCGCCGTGGCCATGCAGGGCGGCGACCCGGTGCGCCTCGCGGGTCTCGACTCCCTCGACCCGATGGGCAACGGCTCGCTCGTGCACAGCGGCGACAACCAGACCGGCCACGGCGACGGGGACGACGAGACGGTGACCGTCGAGTTCGCGCGGATACCGGCACAGATCACGTCGATCGTGTTCGTCGCCGCCGCGTACAAGAAGGGCAGTTCCTTCCAGAAGGCCCGCAACATCAGCTTCAAGGTCTACGACGCGACCGGGGGCAGCTCCCAGCAGGTCGCCGACATCTGGCCGAGCCTGTTGACCCAGGACAACGGCTGCGCCGTGGCCAAGGCCGTCCGGGTCGGGGCGAGTTGGAAGCTCGAAGTCGTCAACGTCACGGGGAAGATCAAGCAGGGGGACGAGCACGCCCTGATGCGCTTCGCCGTCAGCAAGTAG
- a CDS encoding methyltransferase domain-containing protein, with product MQAAGRAVKSGARRLLGRAGFDIVRSGDNRGGVDDFLPFEPTMRAARASGLSVGDHIDTVMNGTPGATQSTIDELRALGVYADRPASVLEIGPGSGRYLEKTLKECSPDRYEIYETAAPWAGYLVETFGVIARPTAGCSLAPTPDATVDLVQAHKVFNTVTFLCASRYFFEMARVTRPGGRIVFDVMTETCLDPDAVRTWATQGGEGHGSYPAAMPRRACVDLFATLGCTLEAGFLAPMGVATTEVLVFRKAG from the coding sequence ATGCAGGCAGCAGGCAGGGCAGTGAAGTCCGGAGCCAGGCGGCTCCTGGGACGCGCCGGATTCGACATCGTGCGCAGCGGCGACAACCGGGGCGGCGTCGACGACTTCCTCCCCTTCGAGCCCACGATGCGGGCCGCCCGGGCGTCCGGTCTGTCGGTCGGCGACCACATCGACACGGTGATGAACGGGACGCCCGGCGCCACCCAGTCGACCATCGACGAACTGCGTGCCCTCGGCGTCTACGCCGACCGCCCGGCCTCGGTGCTGGAGATCGGCCCCGGATCGGGGCGGTACCTGGAGAAGACGCTGAAGGAGTGCTCACCGGACCGCTACGAGATCTACGAGACGGCGGCGCCCTGGGCCGGGTACCTGGTGGAGACGTTCGGCGTGATCGCCCGGCCGACCGCGGGGTGCAGTCTCGCCCCGACACCCGACGCCACCGTCGACCTCGTCCAGGCGCACAAGGTGTTCAACACCGTGACCTTCCTCTGCGCCTCCCGCTACTTCTTCGAGATGGCACGTGTCACGCGCCCCGGCGGCCGCATCGTCTTCGACGTCATGACGGAGACCTGCCTCGACCCGGACGCGGTGCGCACCTGGGCGACACAGGGCGGCGAGGGGCACGGCTCCTATCCGGCCGCCATGCCCCGCCGGGCCTGCGTGGACCTCTTCGCGACCCTCGGCTGCACCCTGGAGGCCGGCTTCCTGGCGCCCATGGGCGTCGCCACCACCGAGGTCCTCGTGTTCCGGAAGGCGGGCTGA